A single genomic interval of Microbacterium sp. LWO14-1.2 harbors:
- a CDS encoding D-alanine--D-alanine ligase family protein — protein MDKQRVVVLFGGRSSEHSISSATAGGVLGAIDRDRYDVIPVGITREGAFVLEDDDPAKFPLDAAHLPEVVDNGTRVLWPEPGGDRTLRVVQADGTVDGLGEIDVVLPILHGPHGEDGTIQGYFDTLEVPYAGGGVLDSALCMDKHFMKVALQAAGISVAPWRTVRAREWASQPDAVRAAAAELGSPLFVKPARAGSSVGVSKVEALDELDAALAVAFAEDDKVLIETGVVGREIEVAILEGAEGVRASLPGEIVLTSRGFYDFEGKYFGGDGVDVVCPAELDDAQVAAVQDAGIRAFDAVDGRGLARVDMFLTASGELVVNELNTMPGFTPISMFPKCWVVSGLSYGDLISELIEAGLRR, from the coding sequence ATGGACAAGCAGAGGGTGGTGGTGCTCTTCGGCGGGCGCTCCAGCGAGCATTCGATCAGTTCCGCAACGGCGGGCGGGGTGCTGGGCGCGATCGATCGTGATCGCTACGACGTGATCCCCGTGGGGATCACGCGTGAGGGCGCCTTCGTCCTCGAGGACGACGACCCGGCGAAGTTCCCGTTGGACGCCGCGCATCTGCCCGAGGTCGTCGACAACGGCACCCGCGTGCTGTGGCCGGAGCCCGGCGGCGACCGCACGCTGCGCGTGGTGCAGGCCGACGGCACGGTCGACGGTCTCGGCGAGATCGACGTGGTGCTGCCCATCCTCCATGGACCGCACGGAGAGGACGGCACGATCCAGGGCTACTTCGACACCCTCGAGGTGCCGTACGCCGGCGGCGGCGTCCTGGACTCCGCGCTCTGCATGGACAAGCACTTCATGAAGGTGGCGCTGCAGGCCGCGGGCATCTCCGTCGCCCCCTGGCGCACCGTGCGTGCCAGGGAGTGGGCGTCGCAGCCCGATGCCGTCCGCGCCGCCGCTGCGGAGCTGGGCTCACCGCTCTTCGTGAAGCCTGCCCGCGCCGGATCGAGTGTCGGGGTGTCGAAGGTCGAAGCGCTCGACGAGCTCGATGCGGCCCTCGCCGTCGCCTTCGCGGAGGACGACAAGGTGCTCATCGAGACCGGTGTCGTCGGGCGCGAGATCGAGGTGGCCATCCTGGAAGGCGCCGAGGGCGTCCGAGCATCGCTTCCCGGGGAGATCGTGCTCACGTCGCGCGGGTTCTACGACTTCGAGGGCAAGTACTTCGGCGGAGACGGCGTCGACGTCGTGTGCCCGGCCGAGCTCGACGACGCACAGGTGGCGGCCGTCCAGGACGCGGGCATCCGCGCTTTCGACGCGGTCGACGGTCGCGGCCTGGCTCGCGTCGACATGTTCCTCACCGCGTCGGGCGAGCTCGTCGTCAACGAGCTGAACACG
- a CDS encoding NAD(P)H-dependent glycerol-3-phosphate dehydrogenase, with the protein MTPKRTIPSGPRVAVIGAGSWGTTFGKILADGGAQVTMWARRAELAHEIDEAKRNSKYLPGINLPRTMSATHELAVAMRDVDQVYLSVPSQSLRENLKALRPLLAGGDAKIVSLMKGVERSTGLRMSQVIEQELRCDPERIAVASGPNLALEIAREQPTAAVISSRSQETAEEVARAARNDYFRTFVNTDVIGTEFGGVLKNLIAVAIGIVDGVGYGENTKASIITRGLVEMTDFAVANGAHPETLQGLAGLGDLIATCQSPLSRNNTAGRLLGQGYSFQDVVKQMQQTAEGLASVAPVLQLARESDVDMPIVEQVKMVLDGKMDPRDIAPHLTTDDDTPQGERTNHGQAEGGGALRRALQRAFDQFRNGGRGAGRDRS; encoded by the coding sequence TTGACTCCTAAGCGGACGATTCCGAGCGGTCCCCGGGTCGCGGTGATCGGCGCCGGGAGCTGGGGGACCACCTTCGGCAAGATCCTCGCCGACGGCGGGGCGCAGGTGACCATGTGGGCGCGTCGCGCCGAGCTGGCTCACGAGATCGACGAGGCCAAGCGCAACTCGAAGTACCTGCCAGGCATCAACCTGCCGCGCACGATGAGCGCGACGCACGAGCTGGCCGTCGCGATGCGCGACGTCGACCAGGTCTACCTGTCGGTGCCGAGTCAGTCGCTGCGCGAGAACCTCAAGGCGCTGCGCCCGCTGCTCGCGGGCGGTGACGCCAAGATCGTCAGCCTCATGAAGGGTGTCGAGCGCTCGACGGGTCTGCGCATGAGCCAGGTCATCGAGCAGGAGCTGCGATGCGATCCCGAGCGCATCGCCGTGGCATCCGGTCCGAACCTCGCGCTGGAGATCGCGCGCGAGCAGCCGACGGCGGCCGTGATCTCCTCGCGGAGCCAAGAGACAGCGGAAGAGGTGGCGCGCGCCGCACGCAACGACTACTTCCGCACCTTCGTCAACACCGACGTCATCGGCACCGAGTTCGGCGGCGTGCTGAAGAACCTCATCGCGGTCGCCATCGGCATCGTCGACGGGGTCGGTTACGGCGAGAACACCAAGGCGTCGATCATCACGCGCGGGCTGGTCGAGATGACGGACTTCGCGGTCGCGAACGGCGCCCACCCGGAGACGCTGCAGGGGCTCGCCGGGCTCGGTGACCTCATCGCGACGTGCCAGTCGCCGTTGAGCCGCAACAACACGGCCGGGCGCCTGCTCGGCCAGGGATACAGCTTCCAGGACGTGGTCAAGCAGATGCAGCAGACGGCCGAGGGGCTCGCCTCCGTCGCGCCGGTGCTGCAGCTCGCCCGCGAATCCGACGTGGACATGCCCATCGTCGAGCAGGTGAAGATGGTGCTCGACGGGAAGATGGATCCCCGCGACATCGCACCCCACCTCACGACGGACGACGACACCCCGCAGGGGGAGAGGACCAACCATGGACAAGCAGAGGGTGGTGGTGCTCTTCGGCGGGCGCTCCAGCGAGCATTCGATCAGTTCCGCAACGGCGGGCGGGGTGCTGGGCGCGATCGATCGTGA
- a CDS encoding lysophospholipid acyltransferase family protein, with product MGSRSTETTRPSLFWPLAVIVIPLISLLAKIRITGAEKLPQKGAFVLAPNHYSEFDPLIVALAVWRIGRAPRFMAKESLFRVPVLGWFLTHTGMIPVARTSSASAAKQTMKQSEELVEHGRGVIVYPEGTLTRDPDMWPMRGKSGAVRLALADGIPLIPMAHWGTQAIMGRYQKGLSLWPLRKRVEVVVGDPVDVSDLRGRAGEPAALNEATTRLMNAITALLEELRDEKAPAERWNPTAHGQKETGRLDS from the coding sequence ATGGGTTCCCGGTCGACGGAGACCACGCGACCGAGCCTGTTCTGGCCGCTCGCGGTGATCGTGATCCCGCTGATCTCGCTGCTGGCGAAGATCCGCATCACGGGTGCCGAGAAGCTTCCGCAGAAGGGCGCCTTCGTCCTCGCGCCGAACCACTACTCGGAGTTCGACCCGCTGATCGTGGCGCTCGCGGTGTGGCGCATCGGTCGCGCACCGCGGTTCATGGCCAAGGAGAGCCTGTTCCGTGTGCCCGTGCTGGGATGGTTCCTCACCCACACGGGCATGATCCCGGTCGCGCGCACGTCGTCGGCATCGGCCGCCAAGCAGACGATGAAGCAGTCGGAGGAACTCGTCGAGCACGGCCGAGGCGTCATCGTCTACCCCGAGGGCACGCTCACGCGCGACCCCGACATGTGGCCGATGCGCGGCAAGTCGGGCGCGGTCCGGCTCGCTCTCGCCGACGGCATCCCGCTGATCCCCATGGCGCACTGGGGCACCCAGGCGATCATGGGGCGCTATCAGAAGGGCCTGAGTCTCTGGCCGCTGCGCAAGCGCGTGGAGGTCGTGGTCGGCGACCCCGTGGACGTCTCGGACCTCCGCGGTCGCGCGGGCGAACCTGCGGCGCTGAACGAGGCCACCACCCGGCTCATGAATGCGATCACGGCTCTGCTCGAGGAGCTGCGCGACGAGAAGGCGCCGGCGGAGCGCTGGAACCCCACTGCCCACGGACAGAAGGAGACGGGTCGCCTTGACTCCTAA
- the murA gene encoding UDP-N-acetylglucosamine 1-carboxyvinyltransferase: protein MTTPVRDALPDGVPPLTGDVLAIRGGRPLRGRVDVKGAKNLATKAMVATLLGETASTLRDVPAISDVAVVRSLLEVHGVRVAEGDEPGSLTFDPSDVESAHFEEIDAHAGASRIPILFCGPLLHRLGQAFIPDLGGCRIGDRPIDFHLDALRKFGATVEKLPSGIRLSTGGARLHGANIHLPYPSVGATEQVLLTAVRAEGVTELRNAAIEPEIMDLIAVLQKMGAIISYEPNRVILIEGVEKLRGYDHRSIFDRNEAASWASAALATDGEIFVGGAKQQEMLTFLNVFRKAGGWFDIQEDGILFRREGELKPVVVETDVHPGFMTDWQQPLVVALTQAKGRSIVHETVYENRLGFTDALVKMGADIVVHPRGLQAGPRRVPRRDLEQAAVITGPTPLHGADIVVPDLRGGYSHVIAALTAEGESKVSGVDILSRGYEKFLAKLDALGADFDVLR, encoded by the coding sequence ATGACGACACCTGTGCGCGACGCTCTCCCCGACGGGGTCCCCCCGCTGACCGGAGACGTCCTCGCCATTCGAGGAGGGCGACCGCTGCGCGGTCGCGTCGACGTCAAGGGCGCGAAGAACCTCGCGACCAAGGCGATGGTGGCGACTCTGCTCGGTGAGACCGCCAGCACGCTGCGCGACGTCCCGGCCATCAGCGACGTCGCGGTCGTGCGGTCGCTGCTCGAGGTGCACGGGGTTCGGGTGGCGGAAGGCGACGAGCCCGGATCGCTGACCTTCGACCCGAGCGACGTCGAGTCGGCCCACTTCGAGGAGATCGACGCCCACGCCGGAGCCTCGCGCATCCCGATCCTCTTCTGCGGCCCTCTGCTGCACCGGCTCGGACAGGCGTTCATCCCCGATCTCGGCGGATGCCGCATCGGCGACCGTCCCATCGACTTCCACCTCGACGCGCTCCGCAAGTTCGGCGCCACGGTCGAGAAGCTGCCCAGCGGCATCCGTCTCTCCACGGGCGGAGCCCGACTGCACGGCGCGAACATCCACCTGCCGTACCCGAGCGTCGGCGCCACGGAGCAGGTGCTGCTCACCGCGGTCCGCGCCGAGGGCGTGACCGAGCTGCGCAATGCGGCGATCGAGCCCGAGATCATGGACCTCATCGCGGTGCTGCAGAAGATGGGCGCGATCATCTCCTACGAGCCCAACCGCGTGATCCTCATCGAGGGCGTGGAGAAGCTGCGCGGGTACGACCACCGGTCGATCTTCGACCGCAACGAGGCGGCGTCCTGGGCGTCGGCAGCGCTCGCGACCGACGGCGAGATCTTCGTCGGCGGCGCGAAGCAGCAGGAGATGCTCACGTTCCTCAACGTCTTCCGCAAGGCGGGCGGCTGGTTCGACATCCAGGAGGACGGGATCCTCTTCCGTCGTGAGGGCGAGCTCAAGCCGGTCGTCGTCGAGACCGACGTCCACCCCGGTTTCATGACCGACTGGCAGCAGCCGCTCGTCGTCGCCCTGACCCAGGCCAAGGGCCGCTCTATCGTGCACGAGACCGTGTACGAGAACCGCCTCGGTTTCACCGACGCCCTCGTCAAGATGGGCGCGGACATCGTCGTGCACCCGCGCGGGCTGCAGGCCGGCCCGCGGCGTGTCCCGCGTCGCGACCTCGAGCAGGCCGCCGTCATCACCGGTCCGACGCCGCTGCACGGCGCAGACATCGTCGTGCCGGACCTCCGCGGCGGTTACAGCCACGTGATCGCGGCGCTGACGGCCGAGGGCGAGTCGAAGGTGTCGGGAGTCGACATCCTCAGCCGCGGCTACGAGAAGTTCCTCGCCAAGCTCGACGCTCTCGGCGCCGACTTCGACGTCCTCCGGTGA
- the leuD gene encoding 3-isopropylmalate dehydratase small subunit, with protein MEKFTTHTGIAAPLKRSNVDTDQIIPAVFLKRVTKTGFDDALFHGWRQEPDFVLNQDAFQGASVLVAGPDFGTGSSREHAVWALRDFGFKVVLSPRFADIFRGNSGKQGLLAATISEEDLERIWAEIDRNPGVSITVDLEQRTASIGDIQAEIGIDDYTRWRLLEGLDDIGLTLRNEDKIAQFEARRESWRPRTLPVQ; from the coding sequence ATGGAGAAGTTCACGACGCACACCGGTATCGCCGCACCGCTCAAGCGGTCGAACGTCGACACCGACCAGATCATCCCGGCCGTCTTCCTCAAGCGCGTGACCAAGACGGGCTTCGACGACGCCCTCTTCCACGGCTGGCGGCAGGAGCCCGACTTCGTGCTCAACCAGGACGCGTTCCAGGGCGCGAGCGTGCTCGTCGCAGGTCCCGACTTCGGTACCGGGTCGAGCCGCGAGCACGCGGTGTGGGCACTTCGCGATTTCGGATTCAAGGTCGTGCTGAGCCCGCGCTTCGCCGACATCTTCCGGGGGAACTCGGGCAAGCAGGGCCTGCTCGCTGCGACCATCTCGGAGGAGGATCTCGAGCGCATCTGGGCCGAGATCGACCGGAATCCCGGTGTTTCCATCACCGTGGACCTCGAGCAGCGGACCGCGTCGATCGGCGACATCCAGGCCGAGATCGGTATCGACGATTACACTAGATGGCGGCTCCTCGAAGGGCTCGATGACATCGGGCTCACCCTGCGCAACGAAGACAAGATCGCGCAGTTCGAGGCCCGTCGCGAGTCGTGGCGGCCCCGGACTCTCCCCGTTCAGTGA
- the leuC gene encoding 3-isopropylmalate dehydratase large subunit: protein MNTPASESAPARRRTLAEKVWDDHLVVKGENGEPDLIYIDLHLVHEVTSPQAFDGLRAEGRPLRRLDLTIATEDHNTPTWEIDKPIADLTSRTQIETLRRNAAEFGVRLHSLGDAEQGIVHVVGPQLGLTMPGITVVCGDSHTSTHGAFGAMAFGIGTSEVEHVMATQTLPLKPFKTMAINVEGTLRPGVTAKDIILAVIAKIGTGGGQGYVLEYRGSAIRALSMEGRMTICNMSIEAGARAGMVAPDETTFAYLEGRPHAPKGQDWEDAVAYWRTLPTDDGAEFDAQVFIDADDLEPFVTWGTNPGQGSSLSASVPDPAQIADPNERAAAERALEYMDLAPGTPLKEVPVDAVFMGSCTNSRIEDLRAFASIIKGKKKADGVRVMVVPGSARVRLEAEAEGLDQVIKDFGAEWRFAGCSMCLGMNPDQLAPGERCASTSNRNFEGRQGKGGRTHLVSPLVAAATAIRGTLSSPGDLMSDASTSTATQVEV, encoded by the coding sequence TTGAACACCCCCGCATCGGAGTCCGCTCCCGCACGCCGCAGGACACTGGCCGAGAAGGTCTGGGACGACCATCTGGTCGTCAAGGGCGAGAACGGCGAGCCAGACCTCATCTACATCGACCTGCACCTCGTGCACGAGGTGACGAGCCCGCAGGCCTTCGACGGTCTGCGCGCAGAGGGGCGTCCGCTCCGTCGCCTCGATCTCACGATCGCCACGGAGGACCACAACACCCCCACGTGGGAGATCGACAAGCCGATCGCCGACCTCACGAGCCGCACCCAGATCGAGACGCTGCGGCGCAACGCCGCCGAATTCGGCGTGCGGCTGCACTCGCTGGGTGACGCCGAGCAGGGCATCGTGCACGTGGTCGGTCCGCAGCTCGGCCTCACGATGCCGGGCATCACGGTGGTCTGCGGCGACTCGCACACCTCGACGCACGGTGCGTTCGGAGCCATGGCCTTCGGCATCGGCACCAGCGAGGTCGAGCACGTCATGGCCACGCAGACCCTGCCGCTCAAGCCCTTCAAGACCATGGCGATCAACGTCGAGGGCACGCTGCGCCCAGGCGTCACGGCGAAGGACATCATCCTCGCGGTCATCGCCAAGATCGGCACCGGCGGCGGACAGGGCTACGTGCTCGAGTATCGCGGCAGCGCGATCCGCGCCCTCTCCATGGAGGGACGCATGACGATCTGCAACATGTCGATCGAAGCCGGTGCCCGTGCGGGCATGGTCGCGCCGGACGAGACGACGTTCGCGTACCTCGAGGGGCGTCCGCACGCGCCGAAGGGACAGGACTGGGAGGATGCCGTCGCCTACTGGCGCACGCTTCCCACCGACGACGGCGCCGAGTTCGACGCCCAGGTGTTCATCGACGCCGACGACCTGGAGCCGTTCGTCACCTGGGGCACCAACCCCGGCCAGGGCAGCTCGCTGTCGGCCTCCGTGCCCGACCCGGCGCAGATCGCCGACCCCAACGAGCGCGCCGCCGCCGAGCGCGCGCTCGAGTACATGGACCTGGCTCCCGGCACACCGCTCAAGGAGGTTCCGGTCGACGCCGTGTTCATGGGGTCGTGCACGAACAGCCGCATCGAGGACCTGCGGGCCTTCGCGTCCATCATCAAGGGCAAGAAGAAGGCCGACGGCGTCCGCGTCATGGTCGTCCCCGGCTCGGCACGCGTGCGGCTCGAGGCCGAGGCCGAGGGGCTCGACCAGGTCATCAAGGACTTCGGGGCGGAGTGGCGGTTCGCCGGCTGTTCGATGTGCCTCGGCATGAACCCGGACCAGCTCGCGCCCGGAGAGCGCTGCGCGTCCACCTCGAACCGCAACTTCGAGGGTCGTCAGGGCAAGGGCGGCCGCACGCACCTCGTGTCGCCGCTGGTGGCTGCGGCGACCGCGATCCGCGGCACGCTGTCCAGCCCCGGGGACTTGATGAGCGATGCGTCGACGAGCACGGCGACGCAGGTGGAGGTCTGA
- a CDS encoding PLP-dependent transferase encodes MTDDSLGFATKAVHAARNQQPAASRATPIYLTAGFEFDDFDHAANHFGTGDGFGYTRTGNPTVRAVERQLAALESGTDAVMVASGQAAVATALLTVAGAGDHIVSSTHIYEGTRGLFLDNLTRLGIETSFVDDINDPDAWREAIRPNTRALFAESIANARNDLLDIAAVSAVGDEAAIPLIVDNTLATPYLIRPIEHGAAIVVHSASKFLAGHGSVLGGVLVDDGRFDAAKAGHNAPHLVLPGRGGLASVAARHGGNARLAYARESVAPRFGASPSPLNAFLIGQGAETLGLRVERQSRNALDVARWLAAQDAVESVDYLGLESHPHHRLADTYLTGGYGSIFTFTLRGGLEAARAFVEDVRVFTHMTHIGDVRSLVLHPGTTSHASRTDEEREVLGVRPGTLRLSIGIEDVADLIADLTRVLAPAREAVA; translated from the coding sequence ATGACCGACGACTCCCTCGGCTTCGCCACCAAGGCCGTCCACGCCGCCCGGAATCAGCAGCCGGCGGCGTCGCGCGCGACCCCGATCTACCTCACGGCGGGCTTCGAGTTCGACGACTTCGATCACGCGGCCAACCACTTCGGCACGGGCGACGGCTTCGGGTACACCCGCACCGGCAACCCGACCGTCCGCGCGGTCGAGCGGCAGCTGGCCGCCCTCGAGTCCGGCACGGACGCGGTCATGGTGGCGAGCGGTCAGGCCGCCGTCGCCACCGCGCTGCTCACGGTCGCCGGAGCCGGAGACCACATCGTCTCGTCCACGCACATCTACGAGGGGACGCGCGGGCTCTTCCTCGACAACCTCACCCGCTTGGGGATCGAGACGAGCTTCGTCGACGACATCAACGATCCCGACGCATGGCGAGAGGCCATCCGGCCCAACACTCGAGCCCTGTTCGCGGAGTCGATCGCGAACGCGCGGAACGACCTGCTCGACATCGCCGCCGTCAGCGCGGTCGGTGACGAGGCCGCCATCCCGCTCATCGTCGACAACACCCTCGCCACCCCGTACCTCATCCGTCCGATCGAGCACGGAGCAGCGATCGTCGTGCACTCGGCGTCGAAGTTCCTCGCCGGGCACGGATCGGTACTCGGCGGCGTGCTCGTCGACGACGGGCGGTTCGATGCGGCGAAGGCGGGACACAACGCCCCGCACCTCGTGCTGCCCGGTCGCGGCGGCCTCGCGAGCGTGGCGGCACGACACGGCGGCAACGCGCGACTCGCGTACGCCCGCGAGTCGGTCGCTCCGCGATTTGGGGCGTCGCCCTCTCCGCTGAACGCCTTCCTCATCGGGCAGGGCGCCGAGACGCTGGGCCTCCGCGTCGAGCGGCAGTCGCGCAACGCGCTGGACGTGGCCCGCTGGCTCGCCGCTCAGGACGCGGTCGAGAGCGTCGACTACCTCGGCCTCGAGAGCCACCCTCACCACCGTCTCGCCGACACCTACCTGACCGGCGGATACGGCTCCATCTTCACGTTCACCCTGCGCGGCGGTCTCGAGGCAGCGCGCGCCTTCGTCGAGGATGTCCGGGTCTTCACGCACATGACGCACATCGGCGACGTGCGCTCTCTCGTGCTGCACCCCGGCACCACGAGCCACGCCTCGCGCACGGATGAGGAGCGCGAGGTGCTCGGCGTCCGCCCCGGCACCCTGCGTCTGTCGATCGGCATCGAAGACGTCGCCGACCTCATCGCCGACCTCACGCGCGTCCTCGCACCCGCCCGCGAGGCGGTGGCATGA
- a CDS encoding LLM class flavin-dependent oxidoreductase: MSRPQHFGWFLARGFGPQGWGYPSLDWDYDWTRPEIYQEAARTLEQAGFDLVIIEDAPSMGSPETIDLRVRHAFGGPKHDPLLLAPYLFQTTRHLGVVPTVNPAAYLPYTAARQFATLQHLSGHRLGLNVVTDTGSARHFSDAAQLGHDEAYDRAEEWLDGIRSLWRSWEEGALVADRSTDVYADGSRLSATQHRGEYYSFDGPLNAIPFTDGEPAIVSPGGSGRGLGFAGANSDVQLALAPLNEASVRAYRAKIHDAAVAAGRAPDDIKILFAIQPVITASSEEADRIVAASAHPDDAALVQIARKQSSDLETDLTALDLDRPLDLSIFGPHVSRGSIQRLVGDRGDDAPLRAHLTALAKAGRITDRSGFVGTAEEFADLIEELGDWGNDGVLLWGDFHPVTLHRTLDELVPVLRRRGILRRDYVDGGLQANLRAF, encoded by the coding sequence ATGAGCAGGCCTCAGCACTTCGGGTGGTTCCTCGCCCGCGGATTCGGACCGCAGGGATGGGGCTACCCCTCGCTCGACTGGGACTACGACTGGACGCGCCCCGAGATCTACCAGGAGGCGGCGCGCACCCTCGAGCAGGCCGGCTTCGACCTCGTCATCATCGAGGATGCGCCATCGATGGGTTCGCCAGAGACCATCGACCTCCGGGTGCGGCATGCATTCGGGGGGCCGAAGCACGACCCGCTGCTGCTCGCACCGTATCTCTTCCAGACGACACGTCACCTCGGCGTGGTGCCCACCGTCAACCCCGCGGCGTACCTGCCGTACACGGCCGCGCGCCAGTTCGCGACGCTGCAGCACCTGAGCGGACACCGCCTCGGCCTCAACGTCGTCACCGACACGGGCAGCGCCAGGCACTTCTCGGATGCCGCGCAGCTCGGCCATGACGAGGCCTACGACCGTGCGGAGGAGTGGCTCGACGGCATCCGTTCCCTCTGGCGCAGCTGGGAGGAAGGCGCGCTCGTCGCCGACCGGTCGACCGACGTGTACGCCGACGGAAGCCGGCTCTCCGCGACGCAGCACCGAGGCGAGTACTACTCCTTCGACGGCCCGCTCAACGCGATCCCCTTCACCGACGGGGAGCCGGCCATCGTCTCCCCCGGCGGGTCAGGGCGCGGCCTCGGTTTCGCCGGAGCGAACTCCGACGTGCAGCTCGCGCTCGCCCCTCTGAACGAAGCGTCGGTCAGGGCGTACCGCGCGAAGATCCACGACGCCGCCGTCGCCGCGGGGCGCGCACCGGACGACATCAAGATCCTCTTCGCGATCCAGCCGGTGATCACCGCCTCCTCGGAGGAAGCAGACCGCATCGTCGCCGCGTCCGCCCACCCAGACGACGCCGCGCTCGTGCAGATCGCGCGCAAGCAGTCCAGCGACCTGGAGACCGATCTCACGGCGCTGGATCTCGACCGTCCGCTCGACCTGTCGATCTTCGGACCGCACGTCTCGCGGGGCAGCATCCAGCGCCTGGTCGGAGACCGCGGTGACGACGCACCGCTCCGCGCGCACCTCACCGCGCTGGCCAAGGCGGGTCGCATCACCGACCGGTCAGGGTTCGTCGGAACGGCGGAGGAGTTCGCCGACCTCATCGAGGAACTCGGCGACTGGGGCAACGACGGCGTGCTGCTGTGGGGCGACTTCCACCCCGTCACGCTGCACCGCACGCTCGACGAGCTCGTCCCGGTGCTGCGCCGCCGCGGCATCCTGCGCCGGGATTATGTCGATGGCGGACTCCAGGCGAACCTGCGGGCCTTCTGA
- a CDS encoding DUF427 domain-containing protein: MRRPRPDTPGPGQESVWDYPRPPRVERVAERVTITLGGQVIADTTDAVRVLETSHPPVYYLPIADFVDGALVDAPGSSFCEFKGAARYLDVRGGDSVAPGAAWNYPQPSPGFGVLADRVAVYAAPMDACTVGDEVVAPQPGGFYGGWVTSTVAGPFKGIPGSMGW, from the coding sequence ATGCGCAGACCCCGCCCCGACACTCCCGGCCCCGGACAGGAATCCGTCTGGGACTACCCCCGTCCTCCCCGGGTCGAGCGCGTGGCGGAGCGCGTCACGATCACCCTGGGCGGCCAGGTCATCGCGGACACGACGGATGCCGTGCGCGTTCTCGAGACCAGCCACCCGCCGGTGTACTACCTGCCGATCGCCGACTTCGTCGACGGCGCCCTCGTCGACGCGCCCGGGTCGTCGTTCTGCGAGTTCAAGGGCGCTGCCCGCTACCTCGATGTGCGAGGGGGCGATTCGGTGGCGCCGGGCGCTGCCTGGAACTACCCGCAGCCGTCACCCGGTTTCGGCGTGCTCGCCGACAGGGTCGCCGTCTACGCCGCGCCGATGGACGCCTGCACGGTCGGAGACGAGGTCGTCGCCCCGCAGCCGGGAGGCTTCTACGGCGGGTGGGTGACCTCGACGGTCGCCGGTCCCTTCAAGGGCATCCCGGGCTCGATGGGCTGGTAG
- a CDS encoding LON peptidase substrate-binding domain-containing protein encodes MTAIPMFPLGSVLFPYTPLPLRVFEPRYLTMIGHLLDDDDPQFGVVLIERGHEVGGGDRRSGIGTMARLVSVTAGAEVLHTVAVGTQRFTIDQWLDDDPYPRAAVSPLADLSWNDALTPLRTEAEAIVRRVLSRVDGRWDADTEISDDPLAASWQLAAIAPLGEYDQFTLLQSTTVGALLRQVIDLTLEAEQLWSAG; translated from the coding sequence ATGACTGCGATACCGATGTTCCCGCTCGGCTCGGTGCTGTTCCCGTACACCCCGCTCCCCCTGCGGGTGTTCGAGCCGCGATACCTCACGATGATCGGACACCTGCTCGACGACGACGACCCGCAGTTCGGCGTCGTGCTCATCGAGCGCGGACACGAGGTGGGCGGGGGCGATCGACGAAGCGGCATCGGCACCATGGCTCGGCTGGTGAGCGTGACGGCCGGCGCGGAGGTGCTGCACACCGTCGCCGTGGGGACGCAGCGCTTCACGATCGACCAGTGGCTCGACGACGACCCCTACCCGCGCGCCGCGGTGTCGCCGCTGGCCGACCTCAGCTGGAACGACGCGCTGACTCCGCTGCGCACCGAGGCGGAAGCGATCGTGCGGCGGGTGCTCTCGCGGGTCGACGGACGGTGGGACGCCGATACCGAGATCTCCGACGATCCGCTCGCCGCTTCCTGGCAGCTCGCTGCGATCGCTCCGCTCGGCGAATACGACCAGTTCACGCTGCTGCAGTCGACCACGGTCGGAGCCCTGCTGCGTCAGGTCATCGATCTCACACTCGAGGCGGAGCAGCTCTGGTCAGCGGGGTGA